ACCGGCCTGGCTATCGGCTGTATGTTCAGTTTTTGAATTGCCATAGCGCCTGTAAAGCTGCCCCAGAAGGCGCCGTCAAGGTTCATGCTATTAAAATTGTCAATGATATTCCCGTATCTTGAAAGAATTATAAAATTAATTTTTATCCCGGTTTTGCTCTCAATGTATTTCCCCAGAGGTTCATACTTTTTGATCTGTTTAAATACATTCTGCTCGGGGATAAGCCCTATATTCAATTCTTCAGCAGCCGGAGATTGTGCGGAAAAAATCAATACCGCTATTAAAGCGAGGATAACGCGCATGAATAGCCACCTCTTTAACTATGAATTTTCTATTTGTATTTAATATATCAAATACAAATTATTTTAACATTAAAGATAAGCAGCAGAATTAAGGAGATTATAAAAAGTGGGGGGACATTAATGAAAGTATAAAGCGTATAACTATTTTGCTACATGCTGGTCATCGGCAGATCATATTAGTATTATCTTCGGCTTTCAGGTGCTCCATTCCGATCCTTAATAAGAAACCATGCACAGGGTCGTTGAATTCTTTTTTCCACCTGACTTCACATGGAAAACATACCGTATCCTGATAAAAGACCTTGAATTCAACCTTGATAATATCGCCGATCTCAAGAGGTTTCAGGCCTTCGATAGAAGCACAGCTTACGCCCAAACCGCCGTCTGAGAAGTTCTCTATGACCCCGTTAACGATAGTGTCGTCATAGATAATTTTGGTATCCATGTTGATATCGTATCTTTCTGTTCGTCTTCTTTCCATAATTTATCCTGTAATCTTACGGCTACATTATATACAATCGAAGACAATTTTGTAAAATGCGGGATTATAATTTTTTCATATAAGAACTGAAACGATGCGGCACATGCGATCATTGGTTTTTCAGGTTAGACGAACAGGTAAGTACAAGGGAATGGATCCCCCTGAAAATCATTTAAAACTTTCTTTATCAGAAGGGAACGTACTGTTTTCAACATCTGTTTTGAAACCTTTTACTGCTGTCAATACATCATTTTTAATATTCGCGTATCTCTTTACGAATTTCGGCGTAAATCTTTCAAACAGGCCTATCACATCATGAAGTACCAAAACCTGTCCGTCGCAGTAAGCCCCTGCGCCTATCCCGATGGTAGGTATTGAGAGCCTTTCAGTGATCTTTTTTGCGAGCTCCATCGGTATGGCTTCAAGCAGTAACGAAAACGCGCCTGCGTCTTCAGCAATGACAGCCTCCTCAATAAGCTTTGCCGCTGCCTCTTCGGTCTTGCCCTGCACCTTATATCCGCCCATTCTGTGAATTGACTGTGGTGTAAGCCCTATGTGCGCCATCACCGGGATATCAGACCTTGTCATCGCTTTTATGCGGTCTGCAACCTCAGCTCCTCCCTCTATCTTGACCGCAGTGGCGCCGGCTTCTTTGAGAAATCTTCCGGCGTTTCTTACCGCGTCCTCAACAGATGCCTGATATGACATGAAAGGCATGTCTCCAATGACCATCGAATGTTTTGATGCCCTGGATACCATCTTTGTGTGGTATATCATTTCATCCATTGTCACAGGCAGCGTATTATCAAGGCCCTGCACCACCATGCCCAGTGAGTCTCCGACAAGGATCATATCTATGCCTGCCTCGTCAAGGATCCGGGCAAAAGGGAAGTCATAGGCGGTAAGCATTGTGATCTTACTGCCGCTGCTTTTTTTATTAATGATATCCCTTATCGTAATTGATGGCATGGTATTGATCTTTTATGCTACTCAGTAATAATTTCGACCAGCTCCAGGTCGAATGTGAGGTCTTTGCCTGCAAGAGGATGATTTGCATCCATCGTAAATCCATTTACGGTTTTTCCGATCACTGTTGCCATGACAGGCATCCCGTCAGCCCTGTGGAGCTTTACGGTCTGCCCGATCGCCGGATCGAACTGTTCGGGTGCTTTGCTCTTGTCAAATTCAAAGATCATCGCTTCATTCCGCGGGCCGTAAGCATCTGCAAATGGTATATTGATAGTCTTTGACTCGCCAACCTTCATACCGGTCACGCCCTTATCAAACCCGGGGATGACATGTTTGTCTCCAAGGGTGAACTCTAAAGGATGAGTTTCACGCGAGGACTCTATCACCTCGTTATTTATATCTTTTAATGTGTAGTGAACTTTAACTTTATCGCCGCTTTTTGCAATCATTGTTCATATTCTCCTGATTCAGATTATTTTTTGTACTTGATTATAACACAGACAAATCTATGCTATGTCTTACTGTTGGATCTTATTAAATATATTACAGCGCCGCACATCATCATAGTCAGGCATAGCGCCTGCCCCATGCTCAGCGGGCCGAGGATAAATCCGAGCTGCGGATCGGGCTGCCTGAAGAATTCTATAACAAATCTCACAAGCCCGTAACCTATTAAATAAAGCGATAGAAGAAATCCATTGAACCGGCTATGCTTGCGTACGCTCCATAGAATGATAAAGAGGATTATGCCCTCAAAAAATGCTTCATACAGCTGTGACGGATGCCTGAGCATACTTTCTGGATCAAATGGAAAGTACATGCCCCACGATACAGATGTTTCTCTGCCGTAGAGTTCTCCGTTGATGAAGTTGCCGATCCTTCCGAATGTGTAGCCGAGAGGCGCAACAGGCGCGAAGAGGTCGGTAAAATACCAGAAATCTATCTTCCTTTTTCTGCAGAAGAGGAGGGCGGCTGTTAAGAGGCCTGCCAGTCCTCCGTGGTATGACATGCCTGCAAGCCCTGTAAAGCGTATCCCGTCATTAAAACTGAACGGCAGAAATATCTCAAGAGGGTTTGAGATATAGTAGCTTAAGTTGTAAAACAGGACATACCCGATCCTTCCGCCAAGCATTATCCCCAGGATCATCCAGACAAAGGCGTCCTGTATCGTCTCTTTTGTAAAACTGTAGCCTTCACCTTTTACCCTCTTCATGACGAGGAGATAGGCTATGGCAAACGCTACGATATACATCATCCCGTAATAGCGGATCTGAAACTGTCCTATCTCTATGATGTTAGGGTTGATGTGTTCCGGGATATGCTGCCAGAAGTTAGTGAAGTTGTTCATGATTTCCAATTTGTTCTGTCATTCCGGCTTGTCCGGAATCTCTTGAATAAAGTCTTTGAATTAAAAGTCACGCGCCTATTTTACGCAATAAGAGGCACGGGTTACAAATAAGAAAAATCTAATTAAGTTTTGACGTCATGTTCCCCCTCTTAAGGGTAAGAGGGGGTGAGGGGGCGTTATGAGTTTTAAAATAATTATGTTGCAAGGTGATGGCATGAGCTATAATATGCAGCAAGGAAGGAGGTAATATGATAAACAGATTAAACCTGATGTTCACTGTTGCAATATTAACCTTAATATTGGGAGGTTGTTCTATGGGAAGCAAAGCTGTAAAAGGTGATAATGTCAGCAATCCGCTCTTTTCCCCTGATGGGAAGTCCATTATATTTGACCGTTGTGATACTGACTCTCCTAACCCTGACAAATGCCGCATTCATGTCTACGATCTCGCTACCGGCTCTCTGGGTTACTACAAGCCGCTGCCGGGTCAAGCCTGGATGATGGCGTATTACGCCGATTCTGGCGATAAACTTGTATTTGTAACTTTCCCAACCGAAATGCCTGTGGGCGATCTGAGCACCTATAATGAATACTATTTTAAATATCAGATTGCCACTATGAACATAGATGGCTCGAACATGCGTGTTGTGACAAAGGGAAGCGGCTTCAAAATCTACCCGGCGTTTTCGCACTCCGGCAAGAAGGTTATCTTCCCCCAGACTGAGACCATGCGCAAACCCGGCAGCAAGACTGTCGCTTCTCGGTGGGATTTGTGGGAACTTGATTTAGAAACCGGCAGGGTGGGGCTGTATGCTGGCAAATTCGAGTTCTTTCAACTGGGTCGGTCGGTTTATTTCCCCGACGATAAGCAGGTGTTGCTGAATGGAGATAGTCCGATGTCTAAATTAGTGATTGGCCCTGAAAGCACTTTGGCGAAGAGTATCAGTGACTACGATCGACGTTACAACCGGAGTAAAGTCATAGTGGTAAGTCGAGGGCAGACTATGCTGGAGTCGCCGATGTTTACTGATCTCGTCGGTGCTAATCACCCTTCATCGGACGCACAGGGGAATGTGTTTTTTGATGCTGATGGCGGACCCAAGGAGGGCATCAGAATTCGTCGTGTGGGATTGGATGGAAGCAGACAATCATGGCGCTATCCGCCACATGACTCTGATTCGAGTGCTAATCTCGGGACTGCGGTATCCCGTGATGGGCGATATTTTGTCATCGCTTTAAACAATGGCCCTACACGTATCAAAAACGCAAAACTATTATTGCTTGACACAGAAAGCGGAATATGGCGGGAATTGATACTACCGCATGAAGCAACGCAAATTAACCAATAAATCTCATTTTGGAAAAATTGTATAATAAAACCGGAGGTGCTGATATGCAAAAGACATTGTCTGCTGAAATTAAGAGGGTAACAAAAGATAAGATCAAGTTTGAAATAACAAAAGATAATTATGAAACTTTCTGTAATGCTGTCGGTCTTTTTAAGAAGGATTTTATTGATACACTGAAAAGATCAGAAGCAGATCATAAGGCAGGCCGTACAACAAAAAGAAAATCTCTGCTTGAAATTACATAAAAGGCATGACAGAGATATATACTACTGCCACATTCAATGAGTTGTTTCTTAACCTTCCGATAAAGATCAGGATTAAAGCTGACGAGAAGACAAAATTATTCAGGGAGAATCCCTTCAATCCTATCCTTAGAACAGAAAAACTTCATCCAAAAGGTCATGATGTCTGGAGTTTCAGAATTGATATCCACTACAGAATCGTATTTAGATTTACAGGGAAAGACGTAGTTGAATTCCGCTTCATAGGCCATCACAATCAAATTTACGATTACAATATTTTCGGTTGAGAAAGCAGTTGTGCTGAAAACAAAAAAAGGGCCGGGGATTACCCGACCCTTTGATTTATTAAATCTGTAAAATAATTAGATTCTGGACAAGCCAGAATGACAAAAAAATAAACTACTGGAATGACAACGCGCTTACAGCAGTCCGGCTCTCTCCATTATCTCAGGCACTTTGTCTTCCGCGCCGATAGCCATGATGTGAACGCCGTCGCAGATCTTCTCATCCTTAAGCTGCCTGATGTGCCTTGCCATTATATCTATCCCGGCATCTAAAGCCTTCTCTTTGCCTGCTGCCTTTAACTCATCGATCAGGTTCTGGGGAACAGTGATTCCCGGGACGAACTTGTTCATGAAGTTTGCCATGCCCGCGCTCTTCAGAAGAACCAATCCTGCAAGTATCTTCACAGGGAATTGTCTTGCGTAGCTCATAAAATCCTTGAACTTGTCTATGTCATATATCGCCTGTGTCTGGAAGAAGTTCGCTCCTGCCGCTATCTTCTTTTCAAACTTCATGAGCTGCGGTTCGATCGGATTGGATTCAGGAGTGACGACCGCGCCCTGATAAAAATCAGTCGCGCCCTTTAACTCATTGCCCATCATATCTTTGCCCGCATTAAGCCCGGCTACTATTTGAAGAAGCTGGACAGATTCGATATCATAGACAGGCTTTGCCTCTTTATGGTCGCCTGCGTTGGGATGGTCGCCGGTCATGCAGAGGACATTCTTTATCCCGAGTATGCTCGCGCCAAGCAGGTCTGACTGAAGGCCGATGCGGTTTCTGTCGCGGCATGTCATCTGCAAAATTGGTTCATGCCCCATCTCAAGTAGGAGCTTGCAGAATGAGACCGAGCTGATGCGCATGACTGCCGACTGGTTATCAGTAACATTAAGGGCATCAACCTTTCCTTTGAGCAGTTCTGACTCATGGAGTATCTTTTTTATATCAGTGCCCTTTGCCGGGCCTACTTCTGCTGTTACAACAAATTTTCCTGAATTAAGGGCGTCTCTAAGGCTCACTTTTTTACCTCCTCTTTCTCACCACGGGTATTAAGGGTAGCTGGTTTTCTGCTTGCCGACCAGTTCTTCGGGCTGAGCGTCTTTTTAAAATCTTCAAGCCGGTTGGTCTTCTTCATCCTGTTGTATATCCTTACCCAAGCGCACTCTATGTCCGGGCTGACCTCGCATTTGCCTTCATTCGTCCCGCCGCAAGGGCCGTTCAAAAGCCCCTTGGGGCATGCGGTGACAGGGCAGATGCCGCCTGTTTTATCAAGTATGCACTCGCCGCACAGTGAACATCTTTCATCGAACATCTGAAACCTTGTCATGTTGCCAAGGAATAAGGTGTCGTTGGAAGGGAATACAGGCTTGTCAGGGAATATCTCAACAGCCGACTGTGTGCCTGCACCGCATGACATGACGATTATCGCGTCAGCAGCAGCGCATGCGTCTTTATCTTTCTTCAGTTCTATCTTTGTGCCTAATGTCTGGCATCCTGTCTTCGGAAGCATGGTGCCTGTGACGGTCTTGCCTTCGGCTTCGAGCGCTATTTTGAGCGCTGCAAGTTCAGGCTCGCCTCCTGTGCCGCACAATGATGCGCATTCAGAACAGCCGACGAGAAAGAAACTTTTGTAGTCTGCGATATTTTCCAGCAAAGCCTTAAAGTCGCGTTTCTTGGTGATTATCATTTTTCACTCCTTATGCATGAAATATGTATCAGTTTAATTGTTCTGCTTGATAAGCTCAAGAAGCTCCATCCTTGTAGATTCCTTTGTCCTGAAGATCCCTCTGACTGCTGATGTGACAGTGCTCGCGCCTGACTTCTTAAGCCCGCGCATGGAAAGGCAGAGGTGCTCTGCGTCAATGATGACCATGGCGCCTTTAGGTTTTAATTTCTTCATTATCAGGTCAGCAAGCTGAGTTGTCAGGCGTTCCTGTACAGTAGGCCTCTTTGCAAAGAGTTCAACAGCTTTTGCAAGTTCGCTAAGCCCGACGATCTTTCCGCCTGATGGTATATATGCCACATGCGCCTTGCCTATGAATGGAAGAAGATGGTGCTCGCATACAGAATAGAACGGGATATTTTTCAGGAGCACCATCTCGTCATGGCTTTCACCCTCAATCGGCTTGAGTATCTCATCATCCGGCGTGGAAAGGCCTGCGAATATCTCTTCATACAGTATGGCGATGCGCTGCGGCGTATCCTTGATCCCCGGCCTTTCGGTGTCTTCCCCGATGCCTTCAAGGATAAGCTTTACGCCTTTTTCAATCTTCTTTCTGTCCATGATTAAACTTATTTCTTCATCAACTCCGGAAGAATAGCTTCCAAAGCGTCAACAGCATGCACTGGATGGCTGTCAGGATGTATAGCCCTGTTAAAGAGCTTCTCAGCATTGACTGCCGCATCAGATTCACTCGATCCTGCATAAGATGCAAGAAGCTTTGTAAAGGTTGATATAGCGATCGGCCTGTTGTCTTCAACAGCTTTTCTGACCTTATCAATGTTCTGGTAAAGCATGCCGAGCCATCCCTGATGTACCAGTTTGGTTACGGTAGCAGGGCCGACACCGCCGGTCTCTAATGTGAATGCAGCAGCCTTGGAGCGTGCAGCAGGGTCAACATCGCCGTAAGGCGACTTGCCGTCTTTTCTAAATGATGTGGAAGCGTCTATTATCAGGCATCCCTGCTTAACCATCTCAGGTGTGAAGAAGTATTCTGTATCAGAATGAACTTTGTAGGGGTGAAATCCCATGCAGCCGAAGATTATATCAGCGCGTTTCGAAAGTTCAATATATATTCTGCGCTGTGTCTCTTTATCAGAAGCT
The sequence above is drawn from the Nitrospirota bacterium genome and encodes:
- a CDS encoding prolipoprotein diacylglyceryl transferase, giving the protein MNNFTNFWQHIPEHINPNIIEIGQFQIRYYGMMYIVAFAIAYLLVMKRVKGEGYSFTKETIQDAFVWMILGIMLGGRIGYVLFYNLSYYISNPLEIFLPFSFNDGIRFTGLAGMSYHGGLAGLLTAALLFCRKRKIDFWYFTDLFAPVAPLGYTFGRIGNFINGELYGRETSVSWGMYFPFDPESMLRHPSQLYEAFFEGIILFIILWSVRKHSRFNGFLLSLYLIGYGLVRFVIEFFRQPDPQLGFILGPLSMGQALCLTMMMCGAVIYLIRSNSKT
- a CDS encoding PilZ domain-containing protein, with product MERRRTERYDINMDTKIIYDDTIVNGVIENFSDGGLGVSCASIEGLKPLEIGDIIKVEFKVFYQDTVCFPCEVRWKKEFNDPVHGFLLRIGMEHLKAEDNTNMICR
- a CDS encoding FKBP-type peptidyl-prolyl cis-trans isomerase, with the translated sequence MIAKSGDKVKVHYTLKDINNEVIESSRETHPLEFTLGDKHVIPGFDKGVTGMKVGESKTINIPFADAYGPRNEAMIFEFDKSKAPEQFDPAIGQTVKLHRADGMPVMATVIGKTVNGFTMDANHPLAGKDLTFDLELVEIITE
- a CDS encoding methylenetetrahydrofolate reductase, translating into MSLRDALNSGKFVVTAEVGPAKGTDIKKILHESELLKGKVDALNVTDNQSAVMRISSVSFCKLLLEMGHEPILQMTCRDRNRIGLQSDLLGASILGIKNVLCMTGDHPNAGDHKEAKPVYDIESVQLLQIVAGLNAGKDMMGNELKGATDFYQGAVVTPESNPIEPQLMKFEKKIAAGANFFQTQAIYDIDKFKDFMSYARQFPVKILAGLVLLKSAGMANFMNKFVPGITVPQNLIDELKAAGKEKALDAGIDIMARHIRQLKDEKICDGVHIMAIGAEDKVPEIMERAGLL
- the panB gene encoding 3-methyl-2-oxobutanoate hydroxymethyltransferase; its protein translation is MPSITIRDIINKKSSGSKITMLTAYDFPFARILDEAGIDMILVGDSLGMVVQGLDNTLPVTMDEMIYHTKMVSRASKHSMVIGDMPFMSYQASVEDAVRNAGRFLKEAGATAVKIEGGAEVADRIKAMTRSDIPVMAHIGLTPQSIHRMGGYKVQGKTEEAAAKLIEEAVIAEDAGAFSLLLEAIPMELAKKITERLSIPTIGIGAGAYCDGQVLVLHDVIGLFERFTPKFVKRYANIKNDVLTAVKGFKTDVENSTFPSDKESFK
- the folE gene encoding GTP cyclohydrolase I FolE gives rise to the protein MMDRKKIEKGVKLILEGIGEDTERPGIKDTPQRIAILYEEIFAGLSTPDDEILKPIEGESHDEMVLLKNIPFYSVCEHHLLPFIGKAHVAYIPSGGKIVGLSELAKAVELFAKRPTVQERLTTQLADLIMKKLKPKGAMVIIDAEHLCLSMRGLKKSGASTVTSAVRGIFRTKESTRMELLELIKQNN
- a CDS encoding methylenetetrahydrofolate reductase C-terminal domain-containing protein; protein product: MIITKKRDFKALLENIADYKSFFLVGCSECASLCGTGGEPELAALKIALEAEGKTVTGTMLPKTGCQTLGTKIELKKDKDACAAADAIIVMSCGAGTQSAVEIFPDKPVFPSNDTLFLGNMTRFQMFDERCSLCGECILDKTGGICPVTACPKGLLNGPCGGTNEGKCEVSPDIECAWVRIYNRMKKTNRLEDFKKTLSPKNWSASRKPATLNTRGEKEEVKK
- a CDS encoding type II toxin-antitoxin system YoeB family toxin, with protein sequence MTEIYTTATFNELFLNLPIKIRIKADEKTKLFRENPFNPILRTEKLHPKGHDVWSFRIDIHYRIVFRFTGKDVVEFRFIGHHNQIYDYNIFG
- a CDS encoding PD40 domain-containing protein codes for the protein MGSKAVKGDNVSNPLFSPDGKSIIFDRCDTDSPNPDKCRIHVYDLATGSLGYYKPLPGQAWMMAYYADSGDKLVFVTFPTEMPVGDLSTYNEYYFKYQIATMNIDGSNMRVVTKGSGFKIYPAFSHSGKKVIFPQTETMRKPGSKTVASRWDLWELDLETGRVGLYAGKFEFFQLGRSVYFPDDKQVLLNGDSPMSKLVIGPESTLAKSISDYDRRYNRSKVIVVSRGQTMLESPMFTDLVGANHPSSDAQGNVFFDADGGPKEGIRIRRVGLDGSRQSWRYPPHDSDSSANLGTAVSRDGRYFVIALNNGPTRIKNAKLLLLDTESGIWRELILPHEATQINQ